The DNA segment aatgATGTTATAACTTATACtccataagaaaagaaaaagtctatggattctttttgttttcttaaaaaatattttttaatatcCATTCAAGAGGTCTTACTGTGTTTTTTTGTCAGTGTCGTTATAATTTTCACTAAATGCAATAATAAGAAggggaaaaaaagaagataagTTACACAAATTCTACCAAAATAATATATagaaatatattattattattattattattattataggtGATATTTATCCTTTCACCTAGCTTCTTTGGCTATATTAAGTAATATAAATTGTACTTAAGTTCATGTAAAGTATAAGTAGAATATCCTTTAATTTTgtcaattttttaaaataaaatataccaTATCTTGTATGACTGTTCTTTTAATATTAaggtgtgtgtgtatatatatatatatatatatatatacaccttaATAGAGAATCACTAATGTATTTATTATATAGTTTTAATATATGTTTAaaaagtttttcttctttttcacgTTTTTTCTTTCATTCCAAAAATAGAAATGCTTTACAATATTGTTTAGTCATAAATAAGATTTATGAAGTCTATAGGTGAGATTATAATAtagcttaaaagaaaaaaaatatcatAATATTAAAAAGAAATAAACTGAGATAGACTGATAATTTAGACTGCGAAATAGGTATTTAAAATGTTCAATTGAGGGATAAAGGGAGGAGATAAATTAAGAGGGGAAAAGTTATATTGTTCAAACTTCAAGGGTTGGTTTTGTAGGAAGAGGTAGACTCGCATTAGTCAATTGCGACTTGTAAGTCTCGTTTGTCAATTGCGACTTGTAAGTGTTGTTTGTCAATTGCGACTTGTAAGTGTTGTTTGTCAATTGCGATGTATAACTCTTATTAGTCAATTGCAGACATATAAGTCGCATTAATTTGTCAATTGCAGACATATAAGTCGCATTAATTTGTCAATTGCGATGTACGAGACTCTTATGATAACAATGGCCTCTCAGTTCAAAATCCCACTTCACTCTATGGCTGTCCAACGGGACGGGACAGGAGGGACGAGACGAGACGGGATGAGACAAAATTAATGGAACGGGACGATATTTAGCCGGGACGGTGGCGGAATGGGACGAAACGGGTCAGGACAAACGGGATGAAACAATAGGCCCATCCCGTCCCGCTAACaaacgggacgggacgggacgagACGGGTTCACGGGCCTTAAGGGtcgtttaaaaaaaattatttaagcaTTAAGTTTGGCAACGTCTAGTTTTTTGACAATGACTaagtttttaaagtttgcaacgaCTAGTTTTTCgacttatttaataaacttaaatgttaaaacggaaattagaaaactaagtaaataattataaaatattaaaacaaaagacttgtaatgaaatattctagtaattataatagagttataatttatttaatataatttcaaactattaagtaactaagacaattcataaaaaaaattcaacGCTTAgtgccttttattttattaatagaactttcaaatctcacatacaaatataattcttttgaagagcaTATAATCTACGCAAccaccttctaggaagggttctgtttgaactaggcctcttagtagccaattacaaattatcatactaatatttgtaagctccTATATAGCTTCTTTGTAACTTGTATATAATTTCTCTTGGACATTGTTCTGGAATTGGCAATGTTGATTGATGTTCCATGAGCTCCATGCCGTCATCGCTCCCAGTGCtaagtatctcattgtattcttcttcttcttccctagtggtaaatttttcaaaaccaagatttcttctttctgaaTGAATCCAAACtctgaataatacggaaatctctAGACTATCCTCCGCTAATGAATGTCTATGATCTCCAATTTGAAAACTTGTCGCGCTAAAAGCACTCTCCGATGCTACTGATGATGCTTGAATAGCAAGGATATCTCGGGCCATTATTGAAGGTATTGGAAAAGCTTTGCCATGCTCCCTCCACCATACCAAAAGTTGTTCGTTGCCTACTTCATCTTTAATACTTTCCAATCCTTAattaagataagaatcaagttcatcatcaatagaTCCAGGAATCAAATCCTGTTATATCATCCATATCTTCCATAAAACTTCTGCTCTAGATttagaagtagaaggagcagTTTCACCACCTGTTGTTTccatagatttatatttatcaaacattgaTCTAGCATAAGAATATATACTAGCTTGgcagtcttcgagagatggttgttcattttcttgaattgctaaattctcataaattttacgaacaagtccctttgcacctcttAGTTTTAAAGATGAGTTAAGTagagtagaaattaaataaacttggggaatagtgaataaatactttttaaaatttaaaattatttcATTAATGGCAGGTGCATAAGTTGGATTTGTTTTATACTTACCACATACAACAGAATTTTCATAAATATACCATAATATTTGTGTAACAGTAGGATAATATATacccaaaaaattattttgtagcATAATAAAAATTTTCTAAAAATTTAGTAAGCCCTTTGATCTCATCCCAATCAGAATCAACAATTTGATCAGCAAGGATAccattatgcatattaaatacCTTTTGTATAGGCACCCGATAATCATAAGCAACTTTAAGCATTTCATAAGTAGAATTCCACCTAGTACAAATATCTTTTGGAACTTTTCTATATGGAAGGTTAGCACTAGCACATTGTTGAGCAAATTCACGAATTCTACTCGCTTTATTAGCACGAAAAATATAGCCGCAAGCATGTTGTATTTTACTACAAGcatcagaaaataaattaataCCATCTTTTATAACCAAGTTAAAAATATGtcatgcacatctaacatgaaaaattactGGATTAATTGGACAAAGTCTAGTTTTTAAGCTAGTAGTTGAGATTGTGTTAGCAGAAACATTATCTAAGGTGATAGTTAAAATTTTATCAATGAGTCCATAAaaatcaagtatttgtagaacagtAGTTGCAATATATGCTCCAATATGTTTTGAATCTACAAATTTATAACCAATAATACATTTTTGCATGTTCTAGTGATGATCAACCCAATGACATGTAACAGTTAAATAATCACAACTATTAGGACTACAACCTATATCAGATGTGAGAGACACTTTACAATCTAAGTGAAAAATACACAACGAATACACTGAAGATATTcggtttgaaatttaaaaacatcaTTTCTAACTGTGGTCTTAGAAAATCCTTGAAAAACAGGATTATAAGTTTCTTGTATATAATGCACAAAAGCAGGGTGAGAAGGAAAAGTAAAAAGTAAGCCACAAACAACCAcaatttttgctaagttctcacTATCTCTATATTTGTTATAGGGGCGTAAAACAGTACCAGAAGCAGGGTCAAGCTGCTGTTGTAAAAAATTAGAACCCCCCAGATCCACTAGGAGTGCCAGTACAGGTGCTAGGGTCCATAATTTTTCTGCCTTCTATGTTAGCTTGTATCCATAACGATTTGTGTTCCTTAAGTAAGTCTGGTTAAACCCCTGATGGGTTTACAGTACCTTAGCTtaatgttttgatgatctaacaaacttactgtcaaagaatcagataaggaacctgacacacttggtacacaACTCAAACCAACGGACTTCAGCTAATATGAGTTGCTAtgacttcagaagatagagaatcAACACAGGGACATGATACCCTTGTGTTTCCCTGACAATAGTACGAAGTCAACTATCTACAGCTGGAAAGTGACTACATGCACTGTACACAGAAACAGTGCAACACAGTTCTGCAGTCACTTCTCATTTGACCTACCAAGttattacatcattcaagtgatgtcatccatGTTGTATTAACATAAAACATTGCAGCAAAACATTACTTGAACATTTGAGAATTCATTCAAGCATCTAACAATCAAgcattcaattctcaagtgcatcaagaacagAGTTTAacactactacggaccagttcttATATCTAATATCTTGTATGTCCTTAgtagagttgtaactttgtaattgttcttcattgtaatttCTACTTTGCTTATCTAGAAGCGTTACTTAGGAACCCCTTGTAATCCATAAACCTTTAATGTTTGTGTcatgactagagttagtcatgagttgaagtatttgtaataggtgtattacaaagtggcttgtaataggtgtattacaagttagtgcgggattaagagtttaattcctagattgcataggttgtaGTTTAAAGTTACTCATAGTGAAAttgaaatcctaccagtgtaggtcgtggttttttatccCGTTGAACaaggatttttccacgtaaaaactcCATGTTCTATTTACCTACTGTTTCATTAGCATTCTCAGTGAAAACTAATAGAGGACCTGGTTTATATAtaatttggtggactcatatattcTATCAATTGGAATTAGAGCGGGTTCTTTCTATCAGGTTAACACGtagaaaggatcctcatggctactccaccaaattttgaagaagattAGTCTACGTATAGACCATCCAGGTTCAATGggcaatactatgggtggtggaagacaagaatgcatgattttatcatggcaGAAGATTCTGAGTTGTGAGATGTTATATGTGATGGTCCTTATATCCCAACAAAGAAGGTCAGAGACCCTTCAGTGACGACACCAAAAACCAGGAAGGAATACAACGATGAAGATAGGAAAGTTGTGGAGAAAAactttcgtgccaagaaaattttgATGTGTGGCATAGGACCTGATGAATACAATAGGATCTTAGCTTGTCAATCCGCCAAGGaaatatgggaagctttgcaaacaACACACGAGGGAACCACTCAAGTAAAGCAATCAAAGATTGATATGTTCACCACTGAGTacgagctcttcaggatgaaggacgatgaatctattcaagatatgcacacaagattcacttccatcataaatgagctacACTCGTTTGGTGAAATCATTCCCAGGAATAAGCTCGTGAGGAAAATTCTCAGTGTCTTGCTAGTTCATGGGAGAGAAAAGTGAATGCCATTACTGAAGCAAAGGATTTTCAGGCCCTAAATATAGATGAGCTAGTTGGAAATCTTAAAACTTACGAAATGAAGAGGAAGAAGgatagtgaaagaagagaaccaaagaaagaaaagaacctggtactcaaagctgaaagcaatgactcaagtgaggaggaCTGTGACATGGCCTACCTAACCAAAAGGTTTTAGAAAATAGTCAGAAGGAATGGAGGGATACCCAAGAGAGGCAGTTCCAACAGACCAAAGAATTATGACCTTTGTCATAAATGTGGGAAGCCAGGGCATTTTATCAAAGATTGCCCTCTCTTGAAGCAAGAACACTTCAAGTACAACCCTGATAAAGCAGCcaagaggaacccggttcctgaCAAACGATTTAAAAGAAAGAATGATGATGACAACATTGTGAAGCAAACTCTTGTAGCATGGGGAGATTCCTCCAGTGAGTCTGAAGAAGAAACTGAAGCAAGTGATAGTTCTATGATGGCAGTTAAAAGTGAAGCAAATAAATATGATTCAATatttgctttgatggctcaatcagacgatgatgaagatgatgacaatgatgaggtaaacttcagggatgttaagagaaatctgaaatcctactctctTAAGAAACTCATGTCATTAGCAAATGTATTAATTGATGTCTATCATAGTCTTGTAGATGATAAGGATGCCTTGCCCATAGAATTAGGAGATACTGAGCAAACCAGAGATGACTTGGTAGTCTGTGTGGTTGATTTGAAGGAAACTGCAGATAAtctagaaaatgaaaagaaggttCTAACTGAGAAAATCACTAGTGTAGAACACGAAAGAGATGATTTGATGGTAGTAGTAGTTGACTTAAGAGAAACTATTGAGAATTTCAGTAAAGAAAAAGATTCCCTAGTGGAGAAAGTGACTGTTATTGAGCAGGAGAGAGATGACCTCTTAATAGTGACTGTAGACTTAAGGGAAACAATAGAGAAACTCAAAGCTGAGTGTAAGCCCGAAAATTCTGAAAAAGGGAAAGAAGTAGCTAGTGAGgcacacattaagcttgaaaaCAAGTTAAATATTGTGAGAACTAGTTTGCGTGctgaacttgagaaaaataggCAGCTCCAAGCAGAACTGGAAAGAGTAAAACATGATCTTGAGAAGTCccttaagtggacctggtcctcggTGCTATTACTGCCATGCATGTTAATAATGGTGAAAACAGGCAGGGAATAAGGTTTCAAAGGGAGAGAACTCCTTACAACTCTCATAGCAAATATGTTACTATACCCGATAATTGGctgtgtacccactgtgggaacaatgggcatttcaaagaaaattgccaaGCTAGGATTCAGTCTCTATAGAAAAAACAATGTTTTTGCTGAAAAGGGACCAGGTGCCACTATTAAAAAATGCATGTTACCTGCATGGGCTAAAAGAGcacttattcatcctcttgcttaTTACAAGGGACCCAACCTTTCTTGGGTTCTTAAATCTAACCCGTGATCTCCTTGTGCAGGGAACAATGAAAGGAAACAATTAACAATGGTTCATGGACAGTggatgctcaaagcacatgactggaaaTACCATGGACTTTCTTTTACTAAAAGCCCTACaatgagggagtgtatcctttggaaatAGAAAAAGGGTACATTCTTGGTGTTGGAAAAATTGAAAAGTCACTCTCTCACTcaattgagaatgtgtactatgtcaatggccttaagtacagtctcttgagtgtctcccatatatgtgataaaggaaacaaggtagAATTTTTGTCCAATATATGCACAGTTACAAATCTAGTAACTAGTGGAGTGGTACTTGGGCCAAAAGATAAAAGAATATTtatgttgctgatttcgagtctCTACAAAGTGGTGATCTAAGTTTcttgaaagcatttgatgatgatgctgaactgtGGCACAGAAGACTAGGGAGTGCAAGCTTCTCTCTACTGAATAAGatgattcagaaggacctggttcgtggtctgcccatgtcaaagttcaaAGAACACAAAGTCTGTGATGCCTGCGCTAGAGGGAAGCATGTAAAATCCTCATTCAAGCCAAAGAAGGATGCCAGCACCTCAAAACCACTTGATCTCCTTTATATGGATTTATGTGgccctatgagagtgcaaagcagGGGAGGAAAAAGATATATCTTTGTGATAGTAGATGAATACTCCAGATTCACTTAGACTCTATTCCTTAGAACAAAAGATTAAACCTTTGAAGTATTCGTAGACTTTATGAAGAAAATCCAAGTGAAGATAGAATCAAGAGTagcatgcattagatcagatcatggaacagaGTTTGACAATGCTAAGTTTGATGAATTCTGTAACGAGAATGGCATTATTCACAACTTCTCAGCCCCAAGGACTCCCCAACAAAGTGGAGTTGTGGAAAGTAAGAACGAAACCCTTgaggaaatggcaagaacaatgctgatCGACAGTGGGATTGCTATGAACTTCTCGGTTGAAGCTATCAACACTGCCtactacttggtgaacaggtgcatgatcaggtcTCTCTTGAACAAAACCCCCTATGAGTTGCTGAATGGAAGGAAGCCCAAGCTGACTCACTTAAGAATATTTGGGtgcaaatgttatgttctcaataatggaaaggatcaACTTGAAAAATTTGATGccaaaagtgatgaaggaatcCTTTTGGGGTACTCTTCTCAAAGTAAAGCCTACAAGATATACAACAAGCGGACTTAGTGTGTTGAGGAAAGTGTACACGTAATCTTTGACGAGTCGTATCCTTCATATGAGAAAAGCAACAAGGACGATCAAAATGGAGAGCCTCTGCTAGTTTCAGGTAaagtcattgacatgacaaatAGAAAGGCAGACATGATGAGTCAATTGAAGGAGCCAAATGAAGACAATGTAGTGTCTTTTTCATCAGCCAGACAGCAACCAGGTACCACAATTACAACCactaaagctgaagaaagagtagTTGATGCAGTCCAAAGTACTCCACCGGTAGTTGAGAGAAGAATGCAAGGGAACCAGTCAGACTTACCCAGCTCCTCTACAAATGAGGCTCAAGTGCCCAACTGGAAACACAAAATCTCctatcctcttgacaacataattacccCTCTGGATTCAGGAGTACAAACTAGATCAAAatccagaaattcacttgccttctcagcctttctttcccaaatagaacccaaaaacATAAAGGAAGCCTTAAAGGATGCAGACTGGATTGCAGCTATGCAAAATACGTTGCATTAGTTCGAAAGGAACAATGtatggcacctggtacctagaccctcagatAGAACCATCATAGGAACCAAGTGGGTATTCAGGAATAAGTTTGATGAACATGGAAACACTATAAGGAACAAGGCTAGGCTAGTGGTTCAAggttacaatcaggaggaaggaattgattatgatgagacttttgctccggTTGATTGCATGGAAACTATTAGAATCCTCATTGCATTTGCATCACATATGGAATTCACgctgttccaaatggatgtcaaaagtgcatttctgaatggattccttaaggaagaagtctatgtaaagcaacctccaggctttgaatgtcatgaacaccctgaatatgtgtttaaattggACACGGCATTATATGGGTTGAAGCAGACTCCTTGAGCTTGGTATAAAAGACTATCAAAGTTTCTCTTAGAAAATGGTTTCacaagaggaaaaattgacaacacttTGTTTATGAAGAAACGAGGGAGGAACGTGCTCATCGTtcaggtatatgttgatgatatcatttttggggcaacTACTGATTCACTGTGTGAAAATTTTTccaaactcatgggaagtgagtctgagatgagcatgatgggtgagttgaacttcttcttgggtcttcaagtgaagTAGTCCAACAAGAGTACATTCATCAGTCAACAGAAATACATCAAGGAGCTCCTGAATGggtttgatatggaagcatcaaaagtgatTGACGCTCCTATTGCCACTgctactcgactggacatggatgaatcTGACTCTCCTATAAATCAAAtcatgtatagaggcattattagGTCTCTTCTCTACCTCACTGCCAGCATACCTGATATTGTCTTTAGTGTGCGTCTATGTGCAAGGTTTcagtcaaatcccaaggaatctcatctgaaggctgccAAGAGAATTTTGAGATATCTTAAGGGAACACAAGACCTGGTCCTATACTACCCTTCA comes from the Nicotiana sylvestris chromosome 4, ASM39365v2, whole genome shotgun sequence genome and includes:
- the LOC138889340 gene encoding uncharacterized protein — translated: MKRKKDSERREPKKEKNLVLKAESNDSRHFIKDCPLLKQEHFKYNPDKAAKRNPVPDKRFKRKNDDDNIVKQTLVAWGDSSSESEEETEASDSSMMAVKSEANKYDSIFALMAQSDDDEDDDNDEVNFRDVKRNLKSYSLKKLMSLANVLIDVYHSLVDDKDALPIELGDTEQTRDDLVVCVVDLKETADNLENEKKVLTEKITSVEHERDDLMVVVVDLRETIENFSKEKDSLVEKVTVIEQERDDLLIVTVDLRETIEKLKAECKPENSEKGKEVASEAHIKLENKLNIVRTSLRAELEKNRQLQAELERVKHDLEKSLKWTWSSVLLLPCMLIMVKTGRE